Genomic segment of Streptomyces sp. NBC_01210:
GTCGGCCAGGACATCTTCTTCCGCGAGGGAACGTACCGGCCGGGCACGGCGGACGGACAGCGGCTGCTGGCCCATGAGTTGCTGCACACCGTGCAGAACCCGGACGGTCTGGGCGCTCTGCGGGCGGGCCGCGATCCGGGTGCGGTGAGCCTGCCGCAGCAGGCGATGGAGCGCGAGGCCGAGTCGGCGGCGCAGGCCCTCGTACGGGACGAGGAGCAGGCCCCCGAAGTGGAGCCGGATCAGTCCACGCCCGGCTGGCTGCGCTACGCAACGGTCGACGCCGACCGCAATCGGATGGAGAAGCTGGATCCGGCGACGCTGGTGGACCGGCTCGCGAACGGCGTACTGCGTTCGCTGCGCGGCGACCCGGCGGACCTCTCCCACCGCGTACGCCTCCAACTTGCCCGGATGTCACCGGACTTGCAGGACTCGGTGCTGGACCGGCTGGAGGGGCGCCTTCTCTCGAACGAGTACGACCGGCTGCTGGACCTCACCGAGCAGGCCGAGGTCCTGCCCGTGGAACTCCAGCCGGCCGAGGTGCCCGCGCCGGAGGCGGACCTCTTCGAGCTGCTGGGTGTCGAGCGCACGCAGTGGAAGCGCAAGGAAGAGAGCGGGCGCGAGGCCAAGGGAAGGCGGGACGAGGACGCCCGCCAGGAGCGGAAGGACGCCAAGGCGCGCGACGAGAAGCGCGGCGGTGACCGGAGCAGGGCGCAGTCGGACGCCGCGGCCGAGGAGACGGAAGCCGCCCGGCGCACGGAGCAGGAGGACGAGCGTGCCCAGGCCAGGCAGCAGGCCGCGCAGGAGCAGCTGCAGGAAGAGGAGCAGCAGGGCCAGGACCGGCAGCGGGTCGACGAGGCCGCCGACGCGCGTGCGCAGGGCCAGGCGGATGGCGCCGAGAAGGTCAAGGAGGAGCGCAAGGAGCAGCGCGACCGGGAGGAGCAGGACCCGGAGCAGGCGAACGCTCCTGGCGCCGACAAGCGCAAGCGCAAGGACGACGCGAAGAAGCCGGCGGACGGGTCGAAGCAGGAGAACCTCGACCCGAGGGCGAAGGGGCAGCCCGGTGCCGTACGCCCGGAGAAGGTGGACGAGCGGGCGGAGCAGCGGGACAGCGCGCTGTCCGAGCACGGCCTCCACGAGAAGGACGAGGACGAGGACGAACCGCGCGAGGAGGAGAAGCCGCTCGGGCTTGAGGCGGGCGCGGACAGTGAAATCGGCGGTGAGCAGGACGGCAGCCGGGACAAGGGCGGTGCGGCCAAGGGCGGGCCGGAGCTGAAGCCCGAGGACTATCTGCCCGACGCCGACCTGGACCTTTCCTCCGTACCGACCGCCGACCGGATGACCCCCGGCGCCGCGGAACCGTCCGTCCCGTCCTTCCCTTCACCGCCGCCGACCAAGGCAGAGCGGGTCGAGCAGCAGCGGGAGAACGAGGCCAACGAGGAGGACGAGGAGTCCGCCGGGCCCGAGGCGAAGGCGCCGGGCGAGGACGTGGGTCCGGTCGAGGGCGAGGCGCCGCAGCCCGAGGGCGGACCCGCGGCCCAGGCCCAGGACCGCAGCGCCAAGGATCTCCAGCCGGACAAGCCGACCGACCAGGAGGTCGGCCGCGACCCGGAGACCACCGAGAAGGACCAGCAGGAGCCCGAGGCCGAGAAGACGGACCCCGCGCAACAGCAGGAAGACGGGGCCGCCAAGGACGAGGATTCCGGTGACGGCGAGGAGAGGCCGGACGCCAAGGATGCGCAGGACGAGCAGCGGGAGCTGCAGGAGCGCGGGCAGCAGGAGGAGCGGGGCGGGCAGGGGCAGGGCGCTGCCGCGGACAAGACCGCTGCCGTTGCTTCGGGTCCGGACGCCTCACCCGGCCCTGCGGCGATGCGCCCTGCGGGTGCGCAGACGCAGAAGGCGGCCACCGAGGACCGTAACCCCTCCCCCGCCGCGCGGCGTGACGCCGAGCCGCCCAAGTCCGAGCGGGAAGCGGCCGGGCCCAAGAGCCGGATCCCCAAGGAGAGCGGTCCCGGTGCGGCTCCCCACGGCTCGGTCGGCGCCGCCGAACAGGCCGGTCCGACCACGGCAGCGGGCCCCGGAGCAGCGCCTTCCGCAGCACAGGCTGCCGTCAGCCCGGCGGGCGAACAGGCCTCGAGCCCCGGCAGGATGGGCGCGCCGGCACCGGAAGGCGCCCAGGCCGCCCCCGAGGCGTCGCTGGAGAAGGACGGCGGCGGCTGCGCCCCGCCGGAACCCGCGGCGGAGAAGGAAGAAGGCGGCGGTAGCTGCGGCGGAGGCGGCGGTGCGGCCCCCGAGGAGAAGCAGGAGGAGCCGCCGGACGTCTCGGCCCAGGACCCGAAGTCCGCGATCAGTACGGTCAGCAAGCTCGCCCCGGACCAGGCCGCCGCCGCGATGCCCGGTGTGGACGCCGCCGCTGACAAGAAGGTCGGCGAGGAGCAGCAGCGCCTGGACGCCAACCCGCCGAAGCGGGAACGTCCTTCGGGCGCACCCCAGACCCAGTCGGGCCCCCCGGAGGCGGCCGCGCCTGCCGCCGAGGTGACGGGCAAGGTCGAGAAGCTCGGGCCCGAGGACCAGGCCGAGAAGCAGAAGGCGAAGGGCAGCGAGAAGGCGGAAGGCGCGAAGCCGACCGACAACACTCCCCCGCCGCCGCCACCCGTGGCGGACAAGCTGACCGCGGAAGAGGCGAAGAACGTCGACGCCGCGGCCGACGCGGTGCCGACCGTCGACCCGGAACTCCAGAACAAGACGGTGGGCCCCGCCCCCAAGATCAGGCTTGAGGGCGAGAGCGACCCGAAGCGCACGGACGACCAGGCCAAGGCGCTGAAGGAGAAGCAGTCCGACATCCAGAGCACGGGCCGTGAGGACGCGGCCAAGCCGATGGGTGAGGACCGGATCTTCCCCAACGCGCCCCAGGAGCAGCTGGTCGGCAAGGCCGTGGGCCGCGCCGGCGGCAAGGGCGGCAAGGGCGGCAATCTGGCTGCCTCGCCCATGCCCAAGCCCGGCGTCGGCGCGGTCGCCAAGCAGGAGCGCGGCTCGGAGATTCAAGGTGCGGCGGGCCAGGCGCAGGGCGATCTGGTCGCCAAGGAGAAGGAACAGCAGCAGGGCGAGCAGCAGGCCAAGCAGGAGAAGCAGACCGAGATCGACCGCGAGGTCACCCAGAACGCGGAGAAGCAGACGGCCGAGCGCGGCCGGGCCGCCGACGAGGCGCAGCGCGAGCGCGAGGGCTGGCGCAACGAGCAGGACCAGAAGATCGAGGACGCGGACAAGGAGTCCGAGAAGGAACACACGTCCAAGAACAAGGAGATCGTCAAGGCCCGCGACGACAAGGACAAGGAGGTCGGCGACAGGAAGGACAAGGACAACCAGCAGATCGACAGGGAGCGGGAGAACGCGGAGAAGGAGGCCGAGAAGAAGAAGGAGGACGAGAAGCCCTCCGGGGGCTTCTTCGGCTGGGTCGCCGACGCGGTGAAGAGCGCGTTCAACGCGATCCTCGACGCGGCGCGCAAGGTCGTCAACGGCATCATCGACACATTCAAGGAGTGGGCCAACAAGGCCATCGACTTCGTACGTGACCTCGCCATCAAGGCGATCAACGTGCTGGCGGACGCGCTGATCGCCATCGGGGACGTGCTGCTCGCGGCCTTCCCTGAATTACGGGACAAGTTCCGCAAGGCGATCGAGGGCTTGCGCGACAAGGCGATCGCCGCGGTCAACGCGCTGGCGGACGGCCTGAAGAAGGCGGTCAACGCCCTGCTCGACGCCCTGGCGGCAGGCCTGAACGCGCTACTCGACGTGCTGGAAGCGGGCATCAAGGCCGTCATCAAGATCTACCAGGCGGTCATTCTCGGCGCGATCAAGTTCGCCCAGGCGGCGATCGAGGCGCTGGGCAAGTTCGCGGCGCTGATCGCGGACATCGCGCCGGACCCGGGTGGCTGGATCAGCAAGGCCGGCAGCTCGGCGAAGGCGGGCATCAGCGATCACCTCTGGGGCGCCATCAAGACGGGCGTGAAGCGGTGGTTCGACACCAAGGTCGAGGGCATCCTCGGTCTCGGCAAGGCCGTGATCAACGTCCTGGTGAAGGGCTGCGTCTCGATCAAGCAGATCGGGAAGATGGCGTGGGACGCGATCATCGCCTCGCTCCCGATGATGATCGCCTCGCTCGTCATCGAGAAGGTCGTCTCAATGATCGTCCCCGCGGCGGGCGCGATCCTCACGATCGTCCAGGGCCTGATGGCCGCCTGGCAGAGCATCAGCTCGATTCTCTCGGCCTTCAGCAAGTTCTGGGCCTACTTGAAGGCGGTCAAGGCGGGTCCGGCGGCGTGCCTGTTCGCGGAGGCGGTGGCCGCGGGTGTTGTCGCACTGCTGGACTTCATCGCCAACTTCCTTCTCCAACGCCTCGGTTCTGCGACCAAGGGTGTCGGCAAGCGCCTCAAGGCGATGGCCGAGACGATCATGAAGGGCCTGAAGAAGACGGGCAAGGGCGCCAAGAAGGCGGCCGGCGAGGCGGTCAACAAGGCGCGGGGCGCGATCCGGAACGCCACCCAGACCCTGCGCAAGCCGGCCGCGGCCCCCAAACCGAAGGCGAAGCCTTCCCCGAACCCGAAGGCCCCGCCCAAGCCGAAGGACACGGCGACACCGAAGTCTCCTGCAAAGCCGGAGCCGACACCGGCGAAGCCGAAGGACACGACACCGGGTCCGTCGAAGGACAAGACCCGGGGCGGCCAGAAGGACAGCACGCCCCAAACCCCCAAGAAGAAGAAAGAGATCGAGGGCCCGAAGCCCACCAAGCCTCAGAAGCCGAAGTCCCCGGTGGGCAAGGCCCTCGGCAAGGCGAAAACGGCCGTCAAGTCAGCCTTGAAGAAGGTCCGCAACGCGGCGAAGACGCTGGGCAAGAAGCTCAAGAAGAGCAAGGTGGGCAAGGCACTCAAGAACAGCGCAGCGAAGCTGCGCAACGCCTTCAAGAGCATGCGGAACAAACTGCGCACCAAGCTGGACAACTACCGGGCGCGGAACGCTCGACGCAATGAGAAGAAGAAGGATCAGAAGGACTCCAAGCAGAAACGCCTCGACAAAGCAATTCTTCGTATGCGGCCGCTCATCAAGAAGAAAACGAAGAAGGGCATGCCTGACACCGCGTTCCGCGCGATGCTGGGCGCAATGCGCAGGTGGTACCGGCTCAGCAGTCTCACCGCCACGGGCAAGCCACGCACCGTACTGCGGGCCACGGTGAATCCCGGCGAAGACTTCGAAGACGTCTATCCGACTCAGGATCAGCAGACGGGACGCACGGACGACTACGACGAGCGCCAGGACGAGGTGCCCAAGCCGAAACCGAAGATCCCCAACTTCACGGACAACAGACTGGCGACCAACTTCACGGCGGAGTACCTCAACAAGTCCGTCAAGGGAACCCCGGCCCCCGATGCCAATCCGGGGCAGCCCATCGGCTGGGACTACGCACAGAAGATAAACGACGATCCCAGCGACAGGTGGGTCAGAATGCATCTCCTGCCCGATCGCATCGGTGGCAAGGCCAAGGGGTCCAACCTCGTCCCGGCCAGCGGCCCCGGGGTCAACACCCCCTTCCTCCACGGAGTGGAGCAAGGGGCATGGGAGGCCCTGCACCACGACAAGGAGGAGATGATCTGGTACCGGGTCGAAGTGAGGTTCCACAAGCCACCCCAATCGCCGACCCGAGGATTCCCGAGCTACATCAAGGCAACCTGGGCCGGGTACTTCGAAAACCGCAAGGAAAGGCGCTGGGAGAAGAACAGAAGGCCTGCCTGGAATTCATTCGAGGCGAAGCCGGCACCACCAGACCCGTCCAAGAAGCTCCGCATCAACCACGACAGCATCGACAAGATAAGGCGGCGACTCAGGGAAACACCCGAGTTTGCCCGGGTCATCGTGAACAATCGCTCCTATCGTGACTTCAACGGCATCAAGAAGGCGTTCGAGCGACACGAGAGGGGAAAGCCGGAGATTCAGAAGTTTAAGAAACTGGACCAGCGGCTGAAGGCAATATCCCAACTCATAGACGCCGACCTGATCGTCTTCACAAAGGAGTGACGCAAGGATGACATGGCAAGACGCAACTCCACAGGAAGATCTTTACCTCAGGGTGGTGAGCGACCTACAAAACGCCGATGAGATCGAGGTCTTCAGCGACCTGATCGAGATCGACGACGAGGAGAGCAACTCCTTGGGGATTCCGCTGAGGCAGCGCGCGGAGGAGATCAGGGGCATCACCCAGGAGCGGCCCGAATGGGACGGGGTGATCATTGATCAAGAGATCGAGGAACGTGGGCTGCGGTTCTACCAGATCGGTAGTCACTGGCGAACCCGGAAACCTCTTCCGAGGGTGACCGGCGAGTTCTTCCTGCCCATGTTCTACGACAGCCTGTTCTCCTCCGCCCCTGATTTGGCGTGGACCGGCTCCACGGACGACGAACGTCAGTTGTACTCTGAATTCCGGGTGATTGACAGCCAACCGAATTCCGGCAGCGACTTGCTCACGACGGTCAGGCTCCAGCCAGATTCAACGCCGCTCGAGATGTGGGTGTGGGATCCGCGCGTCGGACCCAAGAAGATGGGCCTCGACTACAGCACCTATCTGGAGATGCTGGCGCTGACCAAGGGCGCTTACGGATGGCAGTATCTGTTCACTGACGTATCCCTGGCGGATGACCTTTTTCATCACACGGCGGAAAGCATCAGGAACATGCTTGATATTTTCCCCCGGATCTTTCCGAGCCACGACTACACCTCGCTCGCGGCAAGGCTGGCGGAGCGATTGTGAAGTCGCCCCTTCCACATCCGTCCTCCGGAGACCGACAGCGATGCGCAGTCTGACACCCATCGAGCAGCAACTTCTGGACACACAGGAGGAAATACTGGAATGCCCTCACTTCACCGTGGACCGGTCGATCACCGGTGAGCTGGGCAGTACGTACGAACAGGCGCCCGCTCTGTTCAGCTATCTCCCCGACTGGCAAGGAGTGGTCCTGAGCCGCGAGCTCTGCATCCACAGCCCCCGGATCACCGAGATTGGCAACCGGTGGCGCACCAGCTCCGCTTCCGAACTTCCCGAATTCCATGGGGAGTTCCGTGTGACGGATCTCTTCACGGCAGTGCTCAAGCATCCGCCGGATCTCTCCTGGTCGGGGTCGACCGATGTGGAACGTCAGTTGTTCGCCCAGCTGCGCGTCATCGACGACACCCCGGTCGCCGCCACCGGGCAATTCGCGGCCATCCGGATCCAGCCCAAAGTCGACCCTCTGGAGATCTGGTACTTCGACATGGACCTCAACAGAGCCGAGGGCTGGGACAGGCAGTACGTACGTCTGGACCTCACCTACACCGAGTACATCCAGCAACTGGCCCTCACGAAAGGCACCTTCGGCTGGCAGTACTTGTTCACCGATGAAGTCTCTCTCGGCGAACCGGATTTCAAGGCTGTGCGAACACAACTGACGACCATGCTGGATGTGTTCCCCGTTCTCTTTCCCGCCCGGGATTACACCGAGCTCGCCCGGCGTCTGGAGGCCCGACTGTGAGTGATTGCATCGTGCTCCAGGACCACGAGCGGAGGTGATGATGAAGACCAGCTATCTGGTGACCCTGGACGAGGAAGCAGACCGCCAGCTCCATTCGTTCCTTGTCAGTCAAGGAGCAGAACCAGAATCACGGTTCGGTGAGTGGCGTGTGCCAACCGGCTCCCGGGGTTCGGTGAAGGAGGAACTGCATCGGACAGGCGTCGGGTTTCGTCTCCGCTACGAATTCTCGGCCGAGTCGACCGACCACGTGGACGAGTTGGCCGCCTACCTGGGCATCGACATACTCACAACGTCCCGCATCACTTCTTCCCACCCCATTCTCGCCAAGGCCCCGGAGGGAGACTCCCTGATTGCCAACACAACCATGGTCGATCTCCTGGAACCAGTGACCTCCGACCTGGAATGGCAGCGACATGACGAAACTATCCATGACCTGTGGTCGCTCACATTGGCGAGCGAGCTGCCCGAGCCCATCCACACGCCTCACGCGTTCGCCACTGTTCAAGGCGGAAACGGACTGTGGATGGTGCTGGATGACGGCCGGTCCATCATCACGGACTCCAGCCTGAGTCACTTGCGTGTGCATGGGATTGCCTGGACCACAAGGAAAGTGGTCCAGGGCAGAATTCTTGCGCATCCGGCCATTCCCGTATTTGGTGGCCGCGTCCTCGACATCATCGACAAGCAGCAGGTCGAGCTCGCGTTCGCTCCCCTCTATCTGCCTCACGAGCAGAGCTCAGTCGCCCCCTGGTAGCGCTCCCCCGGATTGGATCTCCATGACCCGCTACGCAGACATACCCAAGCCCATCCGCTCCGGCATCGTCATCGTCGACCCCGAACGCGGCACCCCCCAGCGCATCATCGTCCTCCAGTTCAACCCCGACACCCTCGAACGCTCCCTCGCCCCCCAAGCCGCCGGAGGAGGTGGTGATGCCGGCGGAGGCGGCAGCGGAGGAGACCGTAACGAGGCCCTCCGGCTCAAGGGACCCGCCGAGGAGAGTTGGAAGTTCACTGCCGAGATCGATGCCACCGATCAGTTCGAGGTCGCCGCTCCCGAGGGGATCCATCCCGAGCTGGCCACCCTCGAGATGCTCGTGCATCCCACCACCGCCCAGCTCCGCGAGGCCGCGCGGCTCACCAAGAAGGGGACCATCGAGATCAGCCCGATCGAGATGCCCCTGACCCTCTTCACCTGGGGGAGCAAGCGCGTCATGCCCGTGCGGCTCACCGAACTGTCGATCAATGAGTCCGCGTTCGACGTCAATCTCAACCCCATACGGGCAAGCCTCGGCATCGGCATGAAGGTCCTCAGCGTGAGTGATCTGCCGGCCGGGCATCGGGGTGCCGATCTGTATCTGGCGCATCTGGCGCAGAAGGAACGGCTGGCCAGAGCGGCAAGAGGCGGGCGGCTGGCGGAACTTGGGCTGGGAAGGGGGCTGTAAGACGTGATTGATCCTTATGAGAGTGCACTGGACGCGATCCCGGGGACACATCCGTATCCCCGGACCAGCCGGTATCACGACGCGGAGATCGGGGTTCACCAGCAGCCCGACGGCACCGAAGTGCGCTACACGAAGCGGCGGTTGCTGCCACCGCTCAGCGCGGCCGTCGACGAGACCGCGCCCCACACGGTCAGCAGCGGCGAGCGCCCGGACCAGCTCGGGCAGCGTTATTTCGGCGACCCCGGCCAGTGGTGGCAGATCGCGGACGCGAATCCCGTTCTCGATCCGCGCGAGCTGACCGACGAGCCGGGACAGCAGATCGACATTCCGCTGCCGGGTGGGTTCCATGGCTGATGAGCCCATCGGGAGCGGGCCGGTATATCTCAACCTCCAGATGGGGCCCAAGCTCACCCGTCCCGTGCCGGCCGAAGTGACCGAGGCGTTGCTGTCCGCGCAGATCACCATGACCGCCGGGGAACGAAGCGGGTTCCAGCTCGCCTTCGACCTGACCAAGAGAGGGCTGATCACACAGCGGCTGCTGCCCGAGGGGTTTTTCGATCCGAAGACCCGGGTGATCGTCACGACCTCGGTCAAGGGAACGCCGACCGTGATCCTGGACGGGCTCATCGTGCGGCAGGAGGTCGGTGCCAGCAATCTGCCGGGGCAGACCACGCTGACCGTCACCGGGGAGGATCTGACCCTGCTGATGGATCTCGAAGAGCGGACCGACCGGTATCCGAATCTGGCCCCGGCCCAGCGAGTTGACCGGATTCTGCGGAGGTACGCCGATTACGGCATCGATCCCCGGATCATCCGTGAGCAGATCCATCAGCCACCCCGCGAGCAGCTTCGCGTCGACTACCAGACCGGCACCGATCTGCAGTATCTCAATGAGCTGGCCAGGGCGAACGGTTACACCTTCTACCTCGACCCCGGCCCCCGGCCGGGCCGGTCCACCGCCTTCTGGGGGCCTGAGCGGCGGCTGGGGCAGCGCCAGCATGCGCTCAACGTCAACATGGACAACAACTCCACCGTCGACCAGCTGACCTTCTCCTACGACGGGACCGCCCGCGAAGAGCCGCAGGCGCGAGTGCAGGACCCGAGGACGCGCGACACCCGGTTGCTGGCGCAGCCCGATATCAGCCCGCTGCGGCCACCCCTCGGCCGCCGCGCCTCGCCCGCCCTCAAGCGCAAAACTCTTTCCGGAACGGCGAAGAAGGAACTCGGACAGGCAGAGGCCGAGACGCTGGCCCGGGCGGCGACCTCCGCTGATGCGATTTCCGGGTCCGGCTCGCTGGATGTCAATCGGCATGGATATGTGCTGCGGCCGCGGGAGTTGGTGGGGGTTCGGGGTTCCGGCGTGACGTACGACGGCGATTACTACGTCAAATCCGTCACCCACAACCTCCGCCCCGGTTCGTACCAGCAGAACTTCACGCTCTCCCGCGAGGGCCTGATCGCCCGCAGCACCACGGTGCGTCCGTAAAGACGTGAGGACCAGGAGAACTTCGCATGGCTGCAGGACCGAATAACCGGTTTCTCGGCAAGTTCCGGGGGCGGGTGATCGACAACAGGGATCCGCTCAAGATCGGCAGGATCACGGCCCAGGTGCCGGACGTGCTGGGCGACGAGGCCTCCACCTGGGCGCTGCCCTGCCTGCCCTTCACCGGGCGCCAGGCCGGCCAGTACGTCGTGCCGCAGATCGGTGCGGGCGTGTGGATGGAGTTCGAGCAGGGGGATCCCAGCTTCCCGATCTGGACGGGGTGTTGGTACGGCGATGAGACCGAGCTGCCACCCCGTGCGCGCGCCGAACTGCCCGCCTCCCAGCCGGTCGTGATCCAGACTCCCGGCGATCACAAGCTGGTGATGTCGGACGTGCCCGGCGGTACGGGGATTCTGCTGGAGGCCAAGGGCGGGGCGTACATCCAGATCGACGAGAAGGGCGTGACCATCGGCAACGGCAAGGGCGCGTCCATCGTGCTGATCGGGGACGAGGTCAACATCAACGAGGGCCGGCTGATCGTGCCGAAGAAGCGATGAGCACAGGGACCAGGGAAACGGGGAGAAACGTCTTGTCCGGGAATCTCGTGAACGGCGGGTCCGCGATCAGCTGCCCGCACGGCGGCCGGGTCGGGCCCGCCTCCGCCCTGTCGTCCGGCATCCGGATCGACGGCCATCAAGTGCCCTCCGCCGCCGCCGTCTTCACCGTCAGCGGCTGCCGCCACACGATCGAGGGCGTACCGCATCCGTGCGCCACGGTCCGCTGGACCCCGGACCGCGACAGCGTGCTGATCGACGGGGAACCCGTGCTGCTCGACAGCACCTCCGCGCTCTGCTTCAGCGCGGCGCTGCTGCCGCAAGGTCCGCCGGTCGTCGGCGCGACGACACGGGGGGTGTCCTCCCGATGAGGCGGACGAGGAGCAATATCGCCTTCCCCTTCCGGACCGACCGGCGGGGCCGTACCGCACAAGCGGCGTACGACGACCATGTGCGAGATCTGATCGAGCAGTTGCTGTTCACCAGTCCCGGCGAGCGCGTGATGCGCCCCGACTTCGGCTGCGGCCTGCTCGATCTGGTCTTCACGCCCAACAGCCCCGAGCTGGCCTCCGCGCTGGAGTTGTCGGTGCAGGCCTCGCTGCAGCGCTGGCTGGGCGAACTGATCGAGGTGGAGGCCCTGGATGTGGTGAGCGAAGAGAACGTGGTGCGGGTGTATCTGCGCTACGTGGTGCGCTCCACCGCCAGCCGGCGCGACGAGGTCTTCGAGGGGAGCGGCCCGGCATGAGCGGTACGAACAGCGACGTGGTCTGCCGTACGGACGGCAGGCGCGCGAAGATACGGGCTGTACAGCTCGGCGGCGTGGACGCGGTCGAGGTCGGTGACGACGGGCTGACGCTCACCGTCACCTTCCTCGGCAAGGCGCCCCACGGGCTGTGCCCGGAGAACATACGCATCGACGGCGGACGCCGGATCACGGAGATAGCGGCCGTCGAGGTGTCGGTCGAACGCGAGGAGGACCCGGAGCTCGACGACCGGCTGTTCGTCACGGTCGACCGGACCGGTGACACCTCTCGCTACAGGCTCTCGGTGGTCGACACGGATCCGTACGGAAGGCCCGGCACCGAGCCGTTCCCCGGCTTCGACCAGCGGTACTTCTGGGCCGAGTTCGAGTTCCGGCCGGACTGCCCCACCCCCTTCGACTGCAAGGACGAGCAGCCGGACTGCCCGCCCGTCCTCGCGCCGGCGCCCGTCATCGACTACACGGCGCGCGACTACGACACGATCCGCCGGCTGATCCTGGACCGGCTGGCACTGACCACCCCGGACTGGGTCGAGCGCAACGCCGCCGACTTGGGGACGACGCTCGTCGAACTGCTTGCCTACACCGCCGACCAGATCAGCTACCAGCAGGACGCGGTCGCGACGGAGGCGTACCTCGACACCGCCCGCAGGCGGGTGTCCGTGCGCCGTCATGTGCGGCTCATCGACTATCCGATGCACGACGGCGTCAACGCCCGCGCGTTCGTGGCGGTCGAGGTCGCGGGGGAACTGACTCTGCTGCCGGGCACGTTCCGCTTCGCCGCGGTCGACGTCCGTACGCTCGGGCCGCGCGACCGGCCCGAGATCGGTACCGTCATCGACGACCGGGATCTGGCCGTGCTGGACGAGCGCGGATCGGTGGAGGTGTTCGAGCCGGTCGTCGGCCACGATCCGCTGGTGCTGCGCCCCGAGCACAACACGATCCGCTTCTGGACCTGGGGCGACGAGGTGTGTTCGCTGCCCAAGGGCGCAGTCTCCGCGACGCTGCGGGACGAGTGGGCGGACGAGGAGTGCACGGGCAGGGCGCTCGGGCTGTCGGCCGGTGATCTGCTGCTGATCGAGGAGGTGCGGGGGGCGCGTTCCGGTACGCCTGGCGACGCCGACCCGGCCCACCGCCAGGCCGTACGCCTCATCTCCGTCACCCCGGCCGTGGACCGGCTGGCGGACCAGCCCGTCCTCGAGGTCAGCTGGGCGCCGGAGGATGCGCTCGCCTTCCCGGTCTGTCTTTCCACACGCGGCGGCCCGG
This window contains:
- a CDS encoding LysM peptidoglycan-binding domain-containing protein; translated protein: MIDPYESALDAIPGTHPYPRTSRYHDAEIGVHQQPDGTEVRYTKRRLLPPLSAAVDETAPHTVSSGERPDQLGQRYFGDPGQWWQIADANPVLDPRELTDEPGQQIDIPLPGGFHG
- a CDS encoding GPW/gp25 family protein — translated: MRRTRSNIAFPFRTDRRGRTAQAAYDDHVRDLIEQLLFTSPGERVMRPDFGCGLLDLVFTPNSPELASALELSVQASLQRWLGELIEVEALDVVSEENVVRVYLRYVVRSTASRRDEVFEGSGPA
- a CDS encoding eCIS core domain-containing protein; protein product: MSTSHAQDAQAAQAERRRKRKERAKSRTPEPKNIVSGAGQPLDLSVRRELEEQLGHDFSRVRLHTDRDAGTLTELLGADAVAVGQDIFFREGTYRPGTADGQRLLAHELLHTVQNPDGLGALRAGRDPGAVSLPQQAMEREAESAAQALVRDEEQAPEVEPDQSTPGWLRYATVDADRNRMEKLDPATLVDRLANGVLRSLRGDPADLSHRVRLQLARMSPDLQDSVLDRLEGRLLSNEYDRLLDLTEQAEVLPVELQPAEVPAPEADLFELLGVERTQWKRKEESGREAKGRRDEDARQERKDAKARDEKRGGDRSRAQSDAAAEETEAARRTEQEDERAQARQQAAQEQLQEEEQQGQDRQRVDEAADARAQGQADGAEKVKEERKEQRDREEQDPEQANAPGADKRKRKDDAKKPADGSKQENLDPRAKGQPGAVRPEKVDERAEQRDSALSEHGLHEKDEDEDEPREEEKPLGLEAGADSEIGGEQDGSRDKGGAAKGGPELKPEDYLPDADLDLSSVPTADRMTPGAAEPSVPSFPSPPPTKAERVEQQRENEANEEDEESAGPEAKAPGEDVGPVEGEAPQPEGGPAAQAQDRSAKDLQPDKPTDQEVGRDPETTEKDQQEPEAEKTDPAQQQEDGAAKDEDSGDGEERPDAKDAQDEQRELQERGQQEERGGQGQGAAADKTAAVASGPDASPGPAAMRPAGAQTQKAATEDRNPSPAARRDAEPPKSEREAAGPKSRIPKESGPGAAPHGSVGAAEQAGPTTAAGPGAAPSAAQAAVSPAGEQASSPGRMGAPAPEGAQAAPEASLEKDGGGCAPPEPAAEKEEGGGSCGGGGGAAPEEKQEEPPDVSAQDPKSAISTVSKLAPDQAAAAMPGVDAAADKKVGEEQQRLDANPPKRERPSGAPQTQSGPPEAAAPAAEVTGKVEKLGPEDQAEKQKAKGSEKAEGAKPTDNTPPPPPPVADKLTAEEAKNVDAAADAVPTVDPELQNKTVGPAPKIRLEGESDPKRTDDQAKALKEKQSDIQSTGREDAAKPMGEDRIFPNAPQEQLVGKAVGRAGGKGGKGGNLAASPMPKPGVGAVAKQERGSEIQGAAGQAQGDLVAKEKEQQQGEQQAKQEKQTEIDREVTQNAEKQTAERGRAADEAQREREGWRNEQDQKIEDADKESEKEHTSKNKEIVKARDDKDKEVGDRKDKDNQQIDRERENAEKEAEKKKEDEKPSGGFFGWVADAVKSAFNAILDAARKVVNGIIDTFKEWANKAIDFVRDLAIKAINVLADALIAIGDVLLAAFPELRDKFRKAIEGLRDKAIAAVNALADGLKKAVNALLDALAAGLNALLDVLEAGIKAVIKIYQAVILGAIKFAQAAIEALGKFAALIADIAPDPGGWISKAGSSAKAGISDHLWGAIKTGVKRWFDTKVEGILGLGKAVINVLVKGCVSIKQIGKMAWDAIIASLPMMIASLVIEKVVSMIVPAAGAILTIVQGLMAAWQSISSILSAFSKFWAYLKAVKAGPAACLFAEAVAAGVVALLDFIANFLLQRLGSATKGVGKRLKAMAETIMKGLKKTGKGAKKAAGEAVNKARGAIRNATQTLRKPAAAPKPKAKPSPNPKAPPKPKDTATPKSPAKPEPTPAKPKDTTPGPSKDKTRGGQKDSTPQTPKKKKEIEGPKPTKPQKPKSPVGKALGKAKTAVKSALKKVRNAAKTLGKKLKKSKVGKALKNSAAKLRNAFKSMRNKLRTKLDNYRARNARRNEKKKDQKDSKQKRLDKAILRMRPLIKKKTKKGMPDTAFRAMLGAMRRWYRLSSLTATGKPRTVLRATVNPGEDFEDVYPTQDQQTGRTDDYDERQDEVPKPKPKIPNFTDNRLATNFTAEYLNKSVKGTPAPDANPGQPIGWDYAQKINDDPSDRWVRMHLLPDRIGGKAKGSNLVPASGPGVNTPFLHGVEQGAWEALHHDKEEMIWYRVEVRFHKPPQSPTRGFPSYIKATWAGYFENRKERRWEKNRRPAWNSFEAKPAPPDPSKKLRINHDSIDKIRRRLRETPEFARVIVNNRSYRDFNGIKKAFERHERGKPEIQKFKKLDQRLKAISQLIDADLIVFTKE
- a CDS encoding phage baseplate assembly protein V; translation: MAAGPNNRFLGKFRGRVIDNRDPLKIGRITAQVPDVLGDEASTWALPCLPFTGRQAGQYVVPQIGAGVWMEFEQGDPSFPIWTGCWYGDETELPPRARAELPASQPVVIQTPGDHKLVMSDVPGGTGILLEAKGGAYIQIDEKGVTIGNGKGASIVLIGDEVNINEGRLIVPKKR